One window of the Shewanella maritima genome contains the following:
- the arsJ gene encoding organoarsenical effux MFS transporter ArsJ has translation MSLLTKLSSLPDAIKQYLIVTGNYWAFTLTDGALRMLVVLYFHQLGYAPLEIAMLFLFYEFFGVVTNLVGGWLGARLGLNRTMNIGLAMQVIALAMLLVPETYLTVIWVMMAQALSGIAKDLNKMSAKSSIKLLVPGDAQGKLYQWVAILTGSKNTLKGVGFFLGGALLSAFGFQTAIMIMAIALALVWLMSIMLLKQDMGKAKNKPKFSQIFSKSQAINYLSAARMFLFGARDVWFVIALPVFLASQFDWDHWYVGGFLACWVIGYGIVQTFAPYFTGKKQGKVPNGKAAFAWALPLVSVPLVIAASLHFNWQVSAVLLSGLMVFAVLFAINSSLHSYLIVSYAGDDGVSLDVGFYYMANAMGRLIGTVLSGWLFGAYGLTVCLIVSAIFILLAALLALKLPR, from the coding sequence ATGTCACTGCTGACTAAGTTAAGCTCACTGCCCGATGCGATTAAACAGTATCTTATCGTCACTGGTAATTACTGGGCATTTACGTTAACCGATGGTGCGCTGCGCATGCTGGTGGTGCTGTATTTTCATCAGCTTGGGTATGCGCCGTTAGAAATTGCCATGCTGTTCTTGTTCTACGAGTTCTTTGGCGTGGTGACTAACTTAGTCGGAGGCTGGTTAGGGGCAAGGCTTGGGCTTAACCGCACCATGAATATTGGGCTGGCGATGCAAGTTATCGCGCTTGCCATGCTATTAGTGCCCGAAACCTACTTAACAGTCATTTGGGTAATGATGGCTCAGGCGCTATCTGGCATAGCTAAAGATCTCAATAAGATGAGCGCTAAAAGCTCTATCAAGCTGCTAGTGCCTGGTGATGCTCAGGGTAAACTTTATCAATGGGTGGCAATCTTAACTGGGTCGAAAAACACCTTAAAAGGCGTGGGCTTTTTCTTAGGTGGCGCATTGCTTAGTGCCTTTGGTTTTCAAACTGCAATCATGATTATGGCTATCGCGCTGGCACTGGTTTGGCTGATGAGCATCATGCTGCTTAAGCAAGACATGGGTAAAGCCAAAAACAAGCCTAAGTTTTCGCAGATTTTTTCTAAGAGTCAGGCGATAAACTATTTGTCTGCGGCGCGCATGTTCCTATTTGGTGCCCGTGATGTCTGGTTTGTGATAGCGCTGCCTGTATTCCTTGCCAGTCAGTTTGATTGGGACCATTGGTATGTTGGCGGCTTTTTAGCTTGCTGGGTGATTGGCTATGGCATAGTGCAAACCTTTGCGCCGTATTTCACTGGTAAGAAGCAAGGTAAGGTGCCAAACGGTAAAGCGGCATTTGCCTGGGCGCTACCACTGGTGAGTGTGCCGTTAGTTATTGCTGCATCACTGCATTTTAACTGGCAGGTGAGCGCAGTATTGCTATCGGGTTTGATGGTCTTTGCCGTGTTGTTTGCGATTAATTCATCGCTGCATAGTTACTTGATTGTTAGCTACGCCGGAGATGATGGTGTATCGCTGGATGTTGGCTTTTACTATATGGCCAATGCGATGGGGCGCTTAATTGGCACCGTACTATCGGGTTGGCTTTTTGGTGCTTACGGTCTAACGGTTTGCTTGATTGTGTCGGCTATATTTATCTTGCTCGCGGCGCTATTAGCACTGAAGTTACCGAGGTAG
- a CDS encoding ArsJ-associated glyceraldehyde-3-phosphate dehydrogenase: MTIKVGINGFGRMGRLSMRAAFDWDEVEFVQINDPAGNAETLAHLVNFDSIHGKWHHEAVASGDSIVVDGKTIPCSSNKAISDTDWSQCDVVIEASGKMKSKAVLQAYLDQGVKRVVVTAPVKEEGVLNVVVGVNHDLYDPEQHPIVTAASCTTNCLAPVVKVLHEKLGIKHGSMTTIHDITNTQTIIDAPHKDLRRARACSMSLIPTTTGSATAITHIFPELKGRLNGHAIRVPLLNASITDCVFEMNQPTTVEEINALLQDAADNELKGILGFETRPLVSIDYRTDPRSAIIDAMSTMVVNDTQVKLYVWYDNEWGYANRTAELMRMVGLQDK; the protein is encoded by the coding sequence ATGACAATTAAAGTAGGTATTAACGGCTTTGGCCGTATGGGACGCTTATCTATGCGCGCCGCATTCGACTGGGATGAAGTTGAGTTTGTGCAAATTAATGACCCAGCAGGTAATGCAGAAACCTTAGCTCATCTGGTTAACTTTGACTCTATTCATGGTAAGTGGCATCACGAGGCGGTTGCCTCAGGTGATAGCATTGTGGTGGACGGCAAAACTATCCCTTGTTCATCAAACAAGGCGATTAGCGACACTGATTGGTCACAGTGCGATGTAGTGATTGAAGCATCGGGAAAAATGAAGTCTAAGGCTGTGCTGCAAGCGTATCTTGATCAAGGTGTTAAGCGTGTTGTGGTTACCGCGCCAGTGAAAGAAGAAGGTGTGTTAAATGTCGTTGTTGGCGTTAACCATGACCTTTACGACCCAGAGCAGCATCCAATTGTGACAGCAGCTTCTTGCACTACCAACTGTTTAGCGCCTGTGGTTAAAGTGTTGCATGAAAAGTTAGGCATCAAACATGGCTCTATGACCACTATTCATGACATCACTAATACCCAAACCATTATTGATGCACCTCACAAAGACTTGCGCCGCGCCCGCGCTTGCTCAATGAGCCTTATTCCAACCACGACGGGCTCAGCAACTGCGATTACCCATATCTTCCCAGAGCTAAAAGGTCGCTTAAACGGTCACGCTATTCGCGTGCCTTTACTCAATGCTTCAATCACAGATTGTGTGTTTGAAATGAATCAGCCGACCACAGTTGAAGAGATTAATGCGCTATTACAAGATGCAGCAGACAATGAGCTTAAAGGCATTTTAGGTTTTGAAACCCGACCGCTTGTGTCGATTGACTATCGCACCGACCCGCGCTCAGCCATCATTGACGCTATGTCGACTATGGTGGTTAATGACACCCAAGTGAAGCTCTATGTTTGGTACGACAACGAGTGGGGCTATGCTAACCGCACTGCTGAGTTAATGCGTATGGTAGGACTACAGGACAAGTAA
- a CDS encoding metalloregulator ArsR/SmtB family transcription factor, whose product MSPLTFYKSLADETRLLSLLLIATEQELCVCELMQALDESQPKISRHLAQLRKAGLLQDRRQGQWVFYRISQSLPQWMQQVLLDSLHNSQTYIAHSQQRLAQMGDRPTRNGKCC is encoded by the coding sequence ATATCGCCACTTACGTTTTATAAATCACTTGCCGATGAAACCAGACTATTGAGCTTGTTATTGATCGCAACGGAGCAGGAGCTTTGTGTTTGCGAATTGATGCAAGCATTAGATGAAAGCCAGCCAAAAATCTCCCGTCATTTAGCTCAGCTGCGCAAAGCGGGCTTGCTGCAAGACCGACGCCAAGGGCAGTGGGTGTTTTACCGCATTTCACAATCGCTACCACAATGGATGCAGCAAGTACTGCTAGACAGCTTACACAATAGCCAAACATATATCGCCCATAGTCAGCAGCGATTGGCGCAAATGGGTGACCGACCAACACGCAATGGTAAATGCTGCTAG